In Pannonibacter sp. XCT-53, the sequence GGCGGACGCCGAACTCGGCTTCCAGATCGCGCACATGGCGGGAGATGGCCGGCTGGGACAGGCCCAGCGCGCGGGCGGCGGCGGCATAGGAACCGCCGGCGGCCACGGCATTGACGGCGCGGATGCGGGACAGGGTCAGGGACATCGGACGGCTCGGCTGGCAAGGGTTCGGCAAGAGTTCGGCAAAAGATCCGCATGACCAAACCAAGTGTTTGATCTGCCCATACCCTAGGCTTTGTCTGTAACGGCCACGTCACAGTGACGGTGCAGTGTCGCCTCAACGCGGGCCAGCCTTCCAAGGACATCCAAAGGGCATCCAAAGGTTTGGCCGCATTCCACATCAACCGGGCATCCGTCCGGCGCGGGATCCCCGTCCTTGCGCCAACGGCAGAGGCTTGTCCGGCGCAGACAGGGCTGAGCGAGCAATGCAGGCAGCAGGACCCCTTACCGTGACGCGGCTCGAAGGCGGGCTCGCCGATGCCTATGCGGCCGTGCTCTGCGACCTCGACGGCTGCCTGGTGTCGGGCGCCACGGCGCTGCCCGGCGCGGTCGATTTCGCCCGGTCCTGCGGGCCGCGCCTGTGGATCGTCTCCAACAATTCCTCCGACACGGCAGCAAGCCTGTCGGACCGGCTGGCGACCCTCGGCTTCGACATTCCGCCGGAGCGGATCCTGCTGGCCGGCGAACAGGCCTTGCGCGACATCGCGGACCGGCGTCCGGGCGCGCGGATCTATCTGGCGGCGTCCGGCCGGCTGGAGGCGCTGGCCAGATCGCTGGGGCTGAGCCCGGTGACGCTGATGGCCGACGTGGCGCTGCTGGCGCGGGATCCGGACTTCGGGCTGGTGCGCCTGTCGCAGCTGGTCCGGGTGCTGGCGGGGGGCGCGGAGCTGGTGGTGGCCAATCCGGATCTGGTGCATCCGGGCGCCGATGGCCTGCCGGAACCGGAGACCGGCGCGCTGCTCGCCTCGCTGGCTGCCTGCTGGCCCGACCTCACCTACCAGACCGTCGGCAAGCCGCAGACGGCCCTGCTCAGCGAAGCCATGCGGCGGGCAGGCGTCGAGGCGGCAGAAGCCCTCTTTGTCGGCGACAACCCGCTCACCGACGGCATCGCCGCCCAGCGCGCCGGGATTGCCTTCCTGCATGTGCTGCCCCCGGTGCTCGCCGCGCCCGGACCGACCAAGGGAGACTGACCGATGCTGGCCTATACCCTGCGCACGCTGGCCAAGATGGTGATCACGCTGTTTGCGATCGTCACCCTCGTGTTCTTCGCCACCCGTCTCTCCGGCAATCCGATCGACTTCGTTCTGGGCGAAGGGATCACCAAGGAGGACCGGGCGCTGCTGATTGCCTATTACGGGCTCGATGGCAGCGTGTGGACGCAGTACCTGCGCTATCTGGCGGCCTTCGTCGACGGCCAGTTCGGGCTCTCCTTCCTGGAGCGGCGGCCGGTGGCCGATGTGGTGGCCGAACGGCTGTGGCCGACGGCCCAGCTGATCCTGAGCGCGACAGCCTTCACGCTGCTGGTGTCCATCCCCCTTGGCATCCTGGCCGCGCTGAAGCGCAAGTCCTGGGTGGGCAGTGCCGTGATGACGGTGGCCTTCCTCGGGCTGGCAGTGCCCAACTTCGTGCTGGCGACGCTGCTGGTGCTGGTCTTTGCCTATCTGCTCAACTGGCTGCCGATCGTGGGCAATGGCACGCCGGCGCATTTCATCCTGCCGACCATCGCCCTCTCCGGCCTGCTGATCGCCGCCCTCACCCGCTTCACCCGCAACGCCATGCTGGATGTGCTCAGCCAGGACTACATGCGCACGGCCCGGGCCAAGGGGCTGAAGGAACGGCGGGTGATCCTGAAGCACGGCCTCGGCAATGCCTCGATCACGCTGCTGTCGGTCATTGGCCTGCAGGTGGCGGGGCTCGCCGCGGCCGGCAGCGTGGTGATCGAGAGCATCTTTGCCTGGCCCGGCATCGGCCAGCTGCTCGTGCGCTCGGCGATCCTGCGC encodes:
- a CDS encoding HAD-IIA family hydrolase, encoding MTRLEGGLADAYAAVLCDLDGCLVSGATALPGAVDFARSCGPRLWIVSNNSSDTAASLSDRLATLGFDIPPERILLAGEQALRDIADRRPGARIYLAASGRLEALARSLGLSPVTLMADVALLARDPDFGLVRLSQLVRVLAGGAELVVANPDLVHPGADGLPEPETGALLASLAACWPDLTYQTVGKPQTALLSEAMRRAGVEAAEALFVGDNPLTDGIAAQRAGIAFLHVLPPVLAAPGPTKGD
- a CDS encoding ABC transporter permease, giving the protein MLAYTLRTLAKMVITLFAIVTLVFFATRLSGNPIDFVLGEGITKEDRALLIAYYGLDGSVWTQYLRYLAAFVDGQFGLSFLERRPVADVVAERLWPTAQLILSATAFTLLVSIPLGILAALKRKSWVGSAVMTVAFLGLAVPNFVLATLLVLVFAYLLNWLPIVGNGTPAHFILPTIALSGLLIAALTRFTRNAMLDVLSQDYMRTARAKGLKERRVILKHGLGNASITLLSVIGLQVAGLAAAGSVVIESIFAWPGIGQLLVRSAILRDYPVLQFGVLTVAIAVIVINAVIDIAYAYADPRIRLAKG